The following coding sequences are from one Streptococcus sp. NPS 308 window:
- a CDS encoding RNA helicase, producing the protein MDNKRLIHAVAGSGKTTKIIESIDPQKRNLILTYTETNQNTIRAKLIEKFGYIPESTFIFGVFEFLYSFCLVPYLGKRPKGINFDYKTQGKFDKTAIDNTGRIVQNQLSKSLLRGSLIYKRKEIRFDNSYLDRIDKFFDCIYVDECQDFESDDFDWLLSLSNLNAEVFLFGDFYQKTFSTSRRGNKGKGIHSSFENWLKVISDSGYEIDLSSLSKSYRCPKIVCDFIVDNLAIEILSQREEKLSSQITLIDSQKKIESIMTDDNIMKLFYQKSYDYECKSQNWGDSKGSEYDNVCVVLNPTSYKLFAADRLNELSSQTKSKFYVACTRTRGNLYFVNQSDLEKYRKMM; encoded by the coding sequence ATGGATAATAAAAGATTGATTCATGCTGTTGCTGGAAGTGGCAAAACAACTAAAATAATTGAAAGTATTGATCCTCAAAAAAGAAATCTTATCCTTACGTATACAGAGACGAACCAGAATACAATCAGAGCAAAGTTGATTGAAAAATTTGGCTATATTCCTGAGTCTACTTTTATTTTTGGTGTTTTTGAGTTTCTTTATAGTTTTTGCTTAGTGCCATATTTAGGGAAACGACCAAAAGGAATAAATTTTGATTATAAAACTCAAGGAAAATTTGATAAGACTGCTATAGATAATACTGGAAGAATTGTTCAGAATCAACTTTCTAAATCTCTATTAAGGGGTTCATTAATCTATAAGAGGAAAGAAATTAGATTTGATAATTCATATTTGGATAGAATTGATAAATTTTTTGATTGTATTTATGTAGATGAGTGTCAGGATTTTGAGTCAGATGATTTTGATTGGCTTTTAAGTTTAAGTAATCTTAATGCAGAAGTATTTTTATTTGGAGATTTTTATCAAAAAACCTTTAGTACTTCAAGGCGAGGTAATAAAGGAAAAGGGATCCATTCGAGTTTTGAGAATTGGTTAAAAGTTATTTCTGATTCAGGATATGAAATTGATTTATCGAGTTTGTCAAAAAGTTATCGTTGTCCCAAAATAGTTTGTGACTTTATTGTTGATAATTTAGCTATTGAAATTTTATCGCAGCGAGAAGAAAAGCTTTCTTCCCAAATTACTCTTATCGATTCACAGAAAAAAATAGAATCAATAATGACAGATGACAATATTATGAAACTTTTTTATCAAAAATCTTATGATTATGAATGCAAGAGTCAGAATTGGGGGGATAGTAAAGGCTCTGAATATGACAATGTTTGTGTAGTATTAAATCCAACATCATACAAATTATTCGCAGCTGATCGCTTGAATGAACTTTCTTCACAAACCAAAAGTAAATTTTATGTTGCGTGTACACGTACGAGGGGAAACCTATATTTTGTAAATCAATCCGATTTAGAAAAATATAGGAAGATGATGTAA